The following coding sequences are from one Triticum aestivum cultivar Chinese Spring chromosome 5A, IWGSC CS RefSeq v2.1, whole genome shotgun sequence window:
- the LOC123108374 gene encoding sugar transport protein MST1, whose product MAVGAVGVEAGHGSPLAYGGELTFTVVMTCLVAASGGLIFGYDIGISGGVSQMKPFLQTFFPKVLRRMADAKRSQYCIFDSHALTSFTSSLYIAGLVSSFAAGRVTRSLGRRGVMLLGGALFFAGGAMTGAAMNLAMLIVGRMLLGFGVGFTNQATPLYLAEMAPARWRGSLGVAFQFFLALGILIANLVNYGTARLEWGWRLSLGLAGAPAIVIFVGALFLTDTPSSFIMRGKADLARSALLRVRGASANVDAELKDITRAVEAAQSSEEGAFRKLFADRQYRPHLTFSVVVPFCHQLSGMMVLTFFSPLVFRIAGFGSNAALMGAVILAAVKFGSLILSTLVIDRYGRKVLVMVGAVIMVVCQVANAWIMGAQAANGHIPRAYGVALLVLTCVQGAGFGMSWAPLIWIIPGEIFPMEIRSAGQSVSVSTTLGLTFLQTQTFLALLCRLKYATFAYYAAWVVALTAFVLVFLPETKGVPLESMGSVWERHWYWKRFVGDGHGRRKPASSPSAST is encoded by the exons ATGGCCGTAGGTGCCGTTGGCGTCGAGGCTGGCCATGGTTCCCCTTTGGCTTACGGCGGCGAGCTCACGTTCACCGTGGTCATGACCTGCCTTGTGGCGGCCTCCGGCGGCCTCATCTTCGGCTACGACATCGGCATCTCAG GCGGCGTCTCGCAGATGAAGCCCTTCTTGCAGACCTTCTTCCCCAAGGTGCTCAGGCGGATGGCGGACGCGAAGCGGAGCCAGTACTGCATCTTCGACAGCCACGCGCTGACCTCCTTCACCTCGTCCCTCTACATCGCGGGGCTCGTGTCGTCCTTCGCCGCTGGCCGCGTCACCAGGTCGCTGGGCCGGCGTGGCGTGATGCTGCTGGGCGGGGCTCTCTTCTTCGCGGGCGGCGCCATGACCGGCGCCGCGATGAACCTCGCCATGCTCATCGTCGGCCGCATGCTGCTCGGCTTCGGCGTCGGGTTCACCAACCAGGCCACCCCGCTGTACCTCGCCGAGATGGCCCCCGCGCGGTGGCGCGGCTCCCTCGGCGTCGCCTTCCAGTTCTTCCTCGCCCTCGGGATCCTCATCGCCAACCTCGTCAACTACGGCACCGCGCGCCTCGAGTGGGGCTGGAGGCTCTCCCTCGGCCTCGCCGGCGCGCCGGCCATCGTCATCTTCGTCGGCGCTCTCTTCCTCACCGACACGCCCAGCAGCTTCATCATGCGCGGGAAGGCCGACCTCGCCCGGTCGGCGCTCCTCCGGGTGCGCGGGGCCAGCGCGAACGTGGACGCCGAGCTCAAGGACATCACGCGCGCCGTGGAGGCCGCGCAGAGCAGCGAGGAAGGCGCGTTCCGGAAGCTGTTCGCCGATCGGCAGTACCGCCCGCACCTGACCTTCTCCGTCGTGGTGCCGTTCTGCCACCAGCTGAGCGGCATGATGGTCCTAACCTTCTTCTCGCCGCTGGTGTTCCGCATCGCCGGCTTCGGGAGCAACGCGGCGCTGATGGGCGCGGTCATCCTCGCCGCCGTCAAGTTCGGCTCGCTCATCCTCTCCACGCTGGTGATCGACCGGTACGGCCGTAAGGTGCTCGTCATGGTGGGCGCGGTGATCATGGTCGTGTGCCAGGTCGCGAACGCGTGGATCATGGGAGCGCAAGCCGCCAACGGCCACATACCGCGGGCTTACGGGGTGGCGCTGCTGGTGCTCACCTGCGtgcagggcgccgggttcggcatGTCGTGGGCGCCGCTCATCTGGATCATCCCCGGCGAGATCTTCCCGATGGAGATACGGTCGGCGGGGCAGTCGGTGAGCGTGTCGACCACGCTGGGGCTCACCTTCCTGCAGACGCAGACCTTCCTCGCCCTGCTGTGCCGGCTCAAGTACGCCACGTTCGCCTACTACGCAGCCTGGGTGGTGGCTCTCACGGCCTTCGTCTTGGTCTTCCTGCCGGAGACCAAGGGCGTACCCCTCGAGTCCATGGGCTCCGTCTGGGAGCGCCACTGGTACTGGAAGAGGTTCGTCGGCGACGGCCACGGCCGGCGCAAACCAGCTTCATCTCCGTCTGCGTCAACATGA
- the LOC123105940 gene encoding phragmoplastin interacting protein 1 translates to MAAEDQIPRAQANPEKTKKRKKPKKDKWGQPIAAAADEPAVEQVQEQEAPEEPVAAAAAEVGEGAESYERGKVVASGMPYTTTEEEIRELFDQFGPIRSLQLSRFPDSGNFRGLAFVTFESDEVAVKSLELDGYKIGNRFMRVERCRITASSKRQKKTEFESDPEKPDGCLSAYVGNLSWNITEKDLRDFFKSSRIASIRFAIDKRTGDSRGFCHVDFEDDESLEKAVGMNQSELRGRPVKIAYAIINRA, encoded by the exons ATGGCGGCCGAGGACCAGATCCCGCGAGCGCAAGCCAACCCCGAGAAGACTAAGAAGCGGAAGAAGCCCAAGAAGGACAAGTGGGGGCAGCCCATCGCCGCCGCGGCCGACGAGCCGGCCGTCGAGCAGGTGCAGGAGCAAGAGGCACCCGAGGAGCCtgtcgcagcggcggcggcggaggtcggGGAGGGCGCTGAGAGCTATGAGCGCGGCAAGGTGGTGGCGAGCGGCATGCCGTACACGACCACCGAGGAAGAGATCCGGGAGCTGTTCGACCAGTTCGGCCCCATCCGCTCCCTCCAGCTCTCccgcttcccggactccggcaACTTCCGCGGCCTCGCCTTCGTCACCTTCGAG TCAGATGAAGTTGCCGTGAAATCTCTGGAGCTTGATGGATACAAAAT TGGTAACAGGTTTATGAGGGTCGAAAGATGCAGGATAACTGCTAGCTCGAAGAGGCAAAAGAAGACAGAGTTTGAATCTGATCCTGAGAAGCCTGATGGCTGCCTCTCGGCTTATGTCGGCAATCTCTCATGGAACATCACCGAGAAGGACTTGAGAGATTTCTTCAAATCATCAAGGATTGCATCAATAAGATTTGCCATCGACAAGAGAACTGGAGATTCTCGCGGTTTCTGCCATGTTGATTTCGAGGATGACGAATCACTCGAGAAAGCTGTAGGGATGAATCAATCTGAACTGAGGGGCAGACCTGTGAAGATAGCGTATGCTATCATCAACAGGGCCTGA